GTCATTACAGGACGGCAGCATGGGACGTATCCCATTGATCGATTGTGTTGTTTTGCTCTTGAAGCCTGGCTCAGTCCCATGTGGCCAGGGTTAAAGTGCCGGGCGGCTCGGCAGTCGGGGGCCCAAATACCAAAGATGTCAAACAAATGCTGCTGGACTGGTGCCGAGTCAAGACTGAACCATATGAGGTGGGCCTGAAGAGACAAAACAAGATCAAATCAAACCGTTTCTGTTTTGCTACATGTCTCAGGCTCTGCTAGCCTCCTAGTGTGAATCTCACGGAAacatccaggtcacatttcacccaaaaatataagaaattacacattgacataaaaaaaaaaaacgattttatGACTATAAAGATTTTTggcattatgaaattatttttatttacttattgtcaTTGCTGTAAcgcataattaatttaaattctcaATTTTTATTCCCTTTATTACAaccaaatactgtatttttttaaattattattatttttgtgtgtgtgtgtgtgtgtgtgtatgtgtgtgcgtgtgtgtgtatgtttgtgtaaatCAAAATAAACTGAACAAATACTGgaggtataatttttttttttatatatatatatatatatttttgcaaatttagaaaaTTAGGTGTGAGGTGTGATTTATCATttaaacaatgcaaaacaaataatttatttatttcttcttcttcacagCTTTGTTGTGATTCTccctctttttcttgtttttatgtttaGGGTGTGCACATCCAAAATTTCTCGTCCAGCTGGGCAGACGGTCTGGCGTTTTGTGCCCTGGTGCACAGATTCTTCCCAGAGGGCTTTGAGTATTGCACTCTTGACCCCAATGATCGCAGGGCCAACTTTGAGAAGGCTTTCAAGACTGCAGAGTAAGATTTGACACTTTTTATTGCATCCATCTTTGCGTGCCAAATAAGAGCATAATTCATGAAAACAATGtcaccatgcaaaaaaaaaacaaaaaaaaaaaacataatggtcCTAAAAATGAGTAATTGTCTTTATGCGTGTAGGAGACTAGCTGACTGTCCTCGGCTGCTGGACGTTGATGACTTGATGCGGATGCGAGAGCCCGACTGGAAGTGTGTGTACACGTATATCCAGGAGTTTTACCGCTGCCTCGTAGAGAAAGGCCTTGTCAAGACTAAAAAGAAGATGCCATAGACACTTTCACATTTTGTGCATTTTCACTCTAAATAACCAAAGGACTACAACAGGCACACAACATAGCACACACGTGACCTGACCTGAAGCTTCAACCAAAGACCAGTCTATTATGTACTTCTGCTCTTCTCGGTTTCATATGTACACGCATGCAGTGGATGAGGATTATAACCTGCATGGTTTGTGCTCGGGTACAGCTGGGGCTCTGAAACAGCGCATTCCACTGAGATTACACATGCATTAATCTCATTCTATGCTCAGagattgtgtgaatgtgtgtgtgtgtgtatagctttTTATGGTACTGCTACTCCCTGTTTTGAAAGCGCTCCAGAACTGAGACATCAGGCTTATAAGGGCATGAGATTTAATGTGGAATTATACTTAACTtagatttattgtttgtttaaaaatatacagAAGCTCACTTTTACTATTATATACGAGTttggaaacaaaaacaaagccttGAAAATGTCTAATTTGTTTCCTATAGATTAGAAATGTCACCTGCTTTTGCTTGTAGGTTGAAATATGACAGcttgaataatttttggtttccATGGTCCATGGTACGAAGCATTTGCTTGGtactaaaaagaaaaatgacCATAGACCTGCACTAAGAGAGATTAGGTCCAATCAAACCCCTCACTCAGGGACAGGCAGGCCCTTGAGGCCTGTAAGACGCCTGTAAGTCTTGTTTCAAGAGACCGGTGGTCATTTCCAAGTGCTTTTGAAATGTTCTTGACACTTTGTTTGCTGCATGGCCAATGACTTAAGTGCACTTTAGATGTGTATTTTGAGCATATTGACACTTCTGTTGTTAACTAATAATGTATGAGAAAAATAtgacatgaaaaatataatacaacTTATATAAGCATTGTTATCTAGTACTTTAACTCGTACAAGTGCAATTCCTGTCAACATGTATCATTGATTAAATTATGGGTGTTATTTTCCTCCCACAATGCCTCACCAAGTGTTTGCCAAGCATTATTAAATGTGATAAAAATACTTGGCAAAGCAATTAtcctaaataaacatttttaggtTAGTTTTTGAAGTTAGAAATTGGTGCAGCAACCGGAAACATGATGAAAATGGCAATATCCATTCAAATAAAAGTCATGAAATAACTTTAAATCCATTTCTATGTTcaaataatattactgttgtgATAAAGGAAAACTAACTAGCCTAATatgattttcatgtttaataactGATATCGAGGACATAGtaaattaaaactataaactGATTACCTCTTATTACAATATTTTCAAGTTATAAATGAGTGCAGATGTGGGTATTACAAAAATGGTAATATCCACTTAAATaactaatgaaattaataaatttttatgtTCAAATATTGATGTGGCAAAAGAAAGTCAAGAGTCTTTACTAGTCAAGAGTCTGTTGAAGATGTTTCATGCACAGTTTTCGCTGCCTTTCCTCGTGCCCTCTTGGGACTGACTTATCCACTCTCCATCACACCAGTGTACGCCGGTGCAGAGAAACAGGACAGGCAAGAAATTAAGAAATCAACTTAATTGTGCTTTTACAAAATGAAACTTGTCAATGAGGCAGTCAGATATGATCTCTTAGTGACGCACACGGAAACACagcagagagatcaaaacaaataaattgtcactaattagaagtacacaACGAGGatgtgatgagtggggtggggccgagagccatgggaactgAGTAAGGCCAGTGGAATAATTGAAAAGCACCTGCagcactcaccggtctcgagtccaaCGGAGGAGCTCTGGAAGGTTAAAATGAGGaatgacgacagtgaaggacgagcgCAAAACACATCCTTAATTATAATCCTCATCCACTGCATGtgtgtacatacagtatgtgtttcgATTCTGTTTGTGCAtggcagtcatccgtgaggggcagTAGcgctattttgtttatttaattattaatgttttgtttaaatgtttgccAGTTCCTGCCTCCTCCTTCCCACCTCCTTTTTCTCGTAACTACGAACGTTACAGTGTTAcagaggatttgtaaagaagaatgtcaaaGGATTTTGACATAGGCCAAGAGgtgactggttttcctttgctaaagtaaggaaactt
Above is a window of Carassius auratus strain Wakin chromosome 35, ASM336829v1, whole genome shotgun sequence DNA encoding:
- the LOC113054143 gene encoding smoothelin-like; its protein translation is MEGEKGTLETGTKEQPDMTCPLTAEQLAAIEDEEILNNMLDKAVDFEERKMIRAAMRELLKRKRERRDRERAARMETLHQQAGGGKTAAGLNKDQKSANVTSGVQYNAQRMAQAKTFSPPTSTSSPKTVGSLAQSHVARVKVPGGSAVGGPNTKDVKQMLLDWCRVKTEPYEGVHIQNFSSSWADGLAFCALVHRFFPEGFEYCTLDPNDRRANFEKAFKTAERLADCPRLLDVDDLMRMREPDWKCVYTYIQEFYRCLVEKGLVKTKKKMP